Genomic segment of Methanobacterium spitsbergense:
TCAGGTAATAATAGGAAAATCGGGCAAACATGGATTAGAAAGATTGTTACTTGGAAGAACAACAGATAACGTAATAAAAGAAGCTAAAGTACCTGTTAATGTGATTTCATAAATAGTATATTTGTCTTGACTAGAATAATATTAGGTACCTGAAAATAAATATTCTAATATTGGAGTTATGGGATGTACGTAGTAATTATGGGTGGTGGAAAAATGGGGCGGAATTTGGCCTCATTTTTGATTGCAGATGGACATGATGTTACTTTGATAGAAAGTGATCAAGAGTTGTGTAATGAAGCTTCATCTGAATTGGATGCAATGATTATCTGTGGTAGTGGTACAAATGCTAAGGTATTGAAAGAAGCAAATTTAGACGATGCTGATGTTTTTGTAGCAGCTACTGGAAATGATGAGGTCAATTTATTAGCATCCATCCTCGTAAGTGAGTTTAAGAATACAAAAATAATAGCCCGATTAAGTGATCCAAGCCATTCAAGTGCATTTAAAAAGATTGGTATTGACTCTGTTGTAAGTCCAGAAATTACCACAGCTAGCTATGTTGAAAAATTAATTATAAGACCTAAAATTGCTGATTTAGTTGTCATGGGAAAA
This window contains:
- a CDS encoding potassium channel family protein; its protein translation is MYVVIMGGGKMGRNLASFLIADGHDVTLIESDQELCNEASSELDAMIICGSGTNAKVLKEANLDDADVFVAATGNDEVNLLASILVSEFKNTKIIARLSDPSHSSAFKKIGIDSVVSPEITTASYVEKLIIRPKIADLVVMGKGDAELLDIKLENEKSIGKKIGDVSPNDNFLIVAVYENGNLIIPKPEMVLKKDMKISILVKTKYAQNVMKRFTNL